A stretch of Saccharothrix texasensis DNA encodes these proteins:
- a CDS encoding TetR/AcrR family transcriptional regulator encodes MSTRDRMLDAAAHVMRTKGLARTTTKEIAKAAGFSEAALYKHFADKTELFLAVLRERAPSDLAGLLAGLEAGRGDVRETLAGIARAAVAFYVETFPIAASIFSEPALLAAHREALKAHGAGPAMVPETLARYLAAERALGRLPAGVDPGPAADLLLGACHYQAFLGFFSDRPVDAEALVRTLWDGVGRA; translated from the coding sequence ATGAGCACACGCGACCGCATGCTCGACGCGGCGGCCCACGTCATGCGCACCAAAGGGCTCGCGCGGACGACCACCAAGGAGATCGCCAAGGCGGCGGGCTTCTCGGAAGCGGCGCTCTACAAGCACTTCGCGGACAAGACCGAGCTGTTCCTCGCCGTGCTGAGGGAACGCGCCCCCAGCGACCTGGCCGGGCTGCTGGCGGGGCTGGAAGCCGGGCGCGGCGACGTCCGGGAGACGTTGGCCGGCATCGCGCGGGCCGCGGTCGCGTTCTACGTCGAGACGTTCCCGATCGCCGCGTCGATCTTCTCCGAACCCGCGTTGCTCGCCGCGCACCGCGAAGCCCTGAAGGCGCACGGGGCGGGCCCGGCGATGGTGCCCGAGACGCTCGCGCGGTACTTGGCGGCGGAGCGGGCGCTGGGGAGGCTGCCCGCCGGGGTCGACCCGGGCCCGGCGGCCGACCTGCTCCTGGGCGCCTGCCACTACCAGGCGTTCCTGGGGTTCTTCTCGGACCGGCCGGTGGACGCGGAGGCGCTGGTCAGGACGCTGTGGGACGGGGTGGGAAGGGCTTAG
- a CDS encoding oxidoreductase, with protein sequence MGLFDRFRRKQRPGVLRSATSTDTGHLEQWAAARRGVEAYVEPKTTVTETTIVLVAHDGEWTRRRIDGTEGAKRLAKKLEIPIYDAGIVGYPKRMREYSRRKNQG encoded by the coding sequence GTGGGGCTGTTCGACCGTTTTCGCAGGAAGCAGCGCCCCGGCGTGCTGCGATCGGCCACGTCCACGGACACCGGCCACTTGGAGCAGTGGGCCGCCGCGCGCCGCGGCGTGGAGGCGTACGTCGAGCCCAAGACGACCGTGACGGAAACCACGATCGTGCTCGTCGCGCACGACGGTGAGTGGACGCGTCGCCGGATCGACGGCACCGAGGGCGCCAAGCGGTTGGCCAAGAAGCTGGAGATCCCGATCTACGACGCGGGCATCGTCGGCTACCCGAAGCGGATGCGGGAGTACTCGCGACGCAAGAACCAGGGCTGA
- a CDS encoding leucyl aminopeptidase, with product MTAPKLAITDSDPSSTTADAVVVGTVQGPDGLALAAGSEAVNAAFDGALLDVLDAVGASGKAEEVVTVPALGKLAARVVLAVGLGKPADDGSVTEDQVRRASGAAARALSGRKRAVTTLSALHLGPAVEGTVMGSYSFTAYKSNKGDGPVARVDLVAPAEGNIRAHRATLKASTAIAEAVTATRDLVNTPPNDLFPASFADRAAALAKAEGLEVEILDEKALRKQGFGGILGVGGGSSRPPRLVRITYRGPKAGKKVALVGKGITFDTGGISIKPAAGMDEMTSDMGGAAAVIATVVLAAKLKYPLEVTAWAPMAENMPSGTAYRPGDVLTMYGGKTVEVLNTDAEGRLILSDAIVRACEDAPDYLIETSTLTGAQVVALGKRTAGVMGTEEFRDRVAAIGRAVGEQAWAMPLPDELRGDLDSKVADLANVAGHRFGGMLAAGVFLREFVAEGVTWAHIDVAGPSFHTGGPYGYTTKGGTGVPVRTMAAVLADIAANG from the coding sequence GTGACCGCGCCGAAGCTGGCCATCACCGACAGTGACCCGAGCAGCACCACCGCCGACGCCGTTGTGGTGGGCACAGTCCAGGGACCGGACGGTCTCGCCCTCGCGGCCGGGTCGGAGGCGGTGAACGCCGCGTTCGACGGCGCGCTGCTGGACGTGCTCGACGCCGTCGGCGCGAGCGGCAAGGCCGAAGAGGTCGTGACCGTGCCGGCGCTCGGCAAGCTCGCCGCCCGCGTCGTGCTCGCCGTCGGCCTGGGCAAGCCCGCCGACGACGGCTCGGTCACCGAGGACCAGGTGCGCCGCGCGTCCGGCGCCGCCGCCCGCGCGCTGTCCGGCCGCAAGCGCGCCGTCACCACGCTGTCGGCCCTGCACCTCGGCCCGGCCGTCGAGGGCACCGTGATGGGCTCGTACTCGTTCACCGCCTACAAGTCGAACAAGGGCGACGGCCCGGTCGCGCGCGTCGACCTCGTCGCGCCCGCCGAGGGCAACATCCGGGCGCACCGCGCGACGCTCAAGGCGTCCACCGCGATCGCCGAGGCCGTCACCGCGACCCGCGACCTCGTCAACACCCCGCCGAACGACCTGTTCCCGGCGTCGTTCGCGGACCGGGCCGCCGCCCTGGCCAAGGCCGAGGGCCTCGAGGTGGAGATCCTGGACGAGAAGGCGCTGCGCAAGCAGGGCTTCGGCGGCATCCTCGGCGTCGGCGGCGGCTCCAGCCGTCCGCCGCGCCTGGTCCGCATCACCTACCGCGGCCCGAAGGCGGGCAAGAAGGTCGCGCTGGTCGGCAAGGGCATCACCTTCGACACCGGCGGCATCTCGATCAAGCCCGCCGCGGGCATGGACGAGATGACCTCGGACATGGGCGGCGCGGCGGCCGTGATCGCCACCGTCGTGCTGGCCGCGAAGCTGAAGTACCCGCTGGAGGTAACCGCCTGGGCCCCGATGGCGGAGAACATGCCGTCGGGCACCGCCTACCGGCCCGGCGACGTGCTCACCATGTACGGCGGCAAGACCGTCGAGGTGCTCAACACCGACGCCGAAGGCAGGCTGATCCTGTCCGACGCGATCGTGCGCGCCTGCGAGGACGCGCCGGACTACCTGATCGAGACGTCCACGCTGACCGGCGCGCAGGTCGTGGCGCTCGGCAAGCGGACCGCCGGCGTCATGGGCACCGAGGAGTTCCGCGACCGGGTGGCGGCGATCGGGCGCGCGGTCGGCGAGCAGGCGTGGGCCATGCCGCTGCCGGACGAGCTGCGCGGCGACCTCGACTCGAAGGTGGCCGACCTCGCGAACGTGGCCGGGCACCGGTTCGGCGGGATGCTCGCCGCGGGCGTGTTCCTGCGCGAGTTCGTGGCCGAGGGCGTGACCTGGGCGCACATCGACGTGGCCGGCCCGTCGTTCCACACCGGCGGCCCGTACGGGTACACCACCAAGGGTGGCACCGGCGTCCCGGTGCGCACCATGGCGGCGGTGCTGGCGGACATCGCGGCGAACGGGTAG
- a CDS encoding NAD(P)-dependent oxidoreductase encodes MKITVLGASGGTGTKVVELAREAGHEVTAIVRTRNGRDTVADVMDPDSIGPHLAGADAVVSAIGTRAARKPTSVQTDSTKSVITAMRAHDVRRLVVVSNSGMVTDGDDPFSRYLVKPILRQVLKHPWGDMARMEDVVRASGLEWTIVRPPQLTDGPRTDAFRTAVDTNVRGGMRVSRADLASLVLRCLVDPGSVGRAISVAD; translated from the coding sequence ATGAAGATCACCGTTCTGGGTGCCAGCGGCGGCACCGGCACCAAGGTGGTGGAGCTGGCCAGGGAAGCGGGGCACGAGGTCACCGCCATCGTGCGCACGCGCAACGGCCGCGACACCGTGGCCGACGTGATGGACCCCGACTCGATCGGGCCGCACCTGGCCGGCGCGGACGCCGTCGTCTCGGCGATCGGCACGCGCGCGGCGCGCAAGCCGACGTCCGTGCAGACCGACAGCACCAAGTCGGTGATCACGGCGATGAGGGCGCACGACGTGCGCCGGCTGGTCGTGGTGAGCAACAGCGGCATGGTGACCGACGGTGACGACCCGTTCAGCCGTTACCTGGTCAAGCCGATCCTGCGCCAGGTGCTCAAGCACCCGTGGGGCGACATGGCGCGGATGGAGGACGTCGTGCGCGCGAGCGGTCTGGAGTGGACGATCGTCCGCCCGCCGCAGCTGACCGACGGGCCGCGCACGGACGCGTTCCGGACCGCGGTGGACACGAACGTGCGCGGGGGCATGCGGGTGTCCCGGGCCGACCTGGCGTCGCTGGTGTTGCGGTGCCTGGTCGACCCGGGATCCGTGGGCAGGGCGATCAGCGTGGCCGACTGA
- a CDS encoding IS481 family transposase, with amino-acid sequence MLHRNAPLSVEGRHRLVERCKTRPIAHVAADMGISRQCASKWVNRHRRFGEAGLSDRPSAPHRHPTATPAEVVVRIERLRRDRKWSARRIALELMAEGTAVSVRTVGRHLAHLGLNRRRFLDPTGENNRTPRRIVARWPGHMVHLDVKKVGVIPDGGGWRVHGKGSEQAKQVERAKNTATGKSGARRSYTYLHSAVDGFSRLAYTEALPDEKARTAIGFTHRARAFFAAHGITRIHRIVTDNGSCYRAHDFATALRGARHQRITPYTPRHNGKVERYQRILGEEFLYAHVWTSEQHRTDALTVWNVHYNYHRPHTTAGNRPPASRLHTGVTNVQASYS; translated from the coding sequence GTGCTCCACCGTAACGCCCCGCTGTCCGTCGAAGGCCGCCACCGCCTCGTCGAACGCTGCAAGACCCGCCCGATCGCCCACGTCGCGGCTGATATGGGCATCTCCCGGCAGTGCGCCTCCAAGTGGGTCAACCGCCACCGCCGCTTCGGCGAGGCCGGGTTGTCCGACCGCCCCAGCGCTCCGCACCGGCATCCCACCGCGACCCCGGCCGAGGTGGTGGTCCGGATCGAGCGGCTGCGTCGGGACCGTAAGTGGTCGGCCCGCCGCATCGCCCTGGAACTCATGGCCGAGGGCACCGCCGTCTCGGTGCGCACGGTGGGCCGGCACCTGGCCCACCTCGGGCTCAACCGCCGCCGCTTCCTCGACCCCACCGGGGAGAACAACCGGACACCGCGGCGGATCGTCGCCCGCTGGCCCGGCCACATGGTCCACCTGGACGTGAAGAAGGTCGGCGTCATCCCCGACGGCGGCGGATGGCGCGTCCACGGCAAGGGCAGCGAGCAGGCCAAACAGGTCGAACGCGCCAAGAACACCGCCACCGGCAAGTCCGGTGCGCGGCGCAGCTACACCTACCTGCACTCCGCGGTCGACGGGTTCTCCCGCCTGGCCTACACCGAAGCCCTCCCCGACGAGAAAGCCCGCACCGCGATCGGCTTCACCCACCGCGCGCGGGCCTTCTTCGCCGCCCACGGCATCACCCGCATCCACCGCATCGTCACCGACAACGGCTCCTGCTACCGCGCCCACGACTTCGCCACCGCGCTACGCGGCGCCCGCCACCAGCGCATCACGCCCTACACCCCACGCCACAACGGCAAAGTCGAACGCTACCAGCGCATCCTGGGCGAGGAATTCCTCTACGCCCACGTCTGGACCAGCGAACAACACCGCACCGACGCCCTAACCGTGTGGAACGTGCATTACAACTACCATCGACCCCACACCACCGCCGGAAACCGACCACCAGCCAGCCGACTCCACACCGGCGTCACCAACGTCCAGGCCTCATACAGCTAG